CCTTGAAACGAATGGCGGCGGCACCGCCCGTAGGATACGCCGAGGTCGCTTGGCAGGACGCGCCGGTGTCGCTCCAAGACGACAAGCAAGGCCGGGTCGAACTCCTGACTTTGACGGGCGGACGTCCGTCGTCGGTGTTGATCGACGGCCGCGCTTCGGTCGCCGAGATCGTCTCGCAGTTCCAAGGCGTGGCTGGGATCAACGGCGGCTTCTTCTCGATGGCCGCCATCGCCGCCACCGACAACACGATGATCGGCCCGTGCATGGCGTCGAACCGGAGCTATCTCGTCCCCGACGACGACGCAGCGAGAGCCGAAAAGCTGGCAGGTCGGCCTCTCGTCGTCTGGGGGCCGACCAAAGCCGTGATCACGCCGTTCAGCCCGAAGTCACTGAACACGGATACCGCGATCAAGGCCCTTGTCCCCGACATGACGGACGCCTTCGTGGCCGGCGCATGGCTCGTCTTCCAAGGCAAGCCCTTGACCAAGGAAGAGATCATGGGCGCGGCGACCAGCGACGCTCAAGACCCTCGCAAACGGAGCTTTTTCGGCTTGACCCAAGACGGCAGGCTGATCGTCGGAGCGACGAAGAACGGCGCGACGTCCTCGATGCTGGCCGAAGCCGCGGCTCAAGCCGGAGCGTGGACGGCCGTCCTCCTCGATTCAGGCTTCTCCACGTCTCTCTTCGTGGACGGGAAGACGCTGGCCTGGGGCCACCGTGGAGCCGAAGGCGGCTCGCGGCCCGTGCCTCACGCGATCGTCATCAAAGGCGGACTCGATCCGGCCCTGAATACCGAAGGGATGGAAACCGTCGAGCAGGCGAAACCCGAGACGCGCCGCCGTCGGCGTCGCTGATCACTTCAGGTGCTTGCGGACAGCTTCCACGGAAAACCCGCCTTCCATGTTGTCCTTCATGTCCATCAGCATCCAGTCCTCGACATCGTTCCGGTGGACCGAAACCGGTGCGCCGACCTTGAGCTGGGGATCATAGAACGAGTCGTTCGCAAGAGTCCCGATGAACGTTCCGTCCTTGAGTTCGGAGACGTCCATCCAAATGTGCTCGGTCTTGCCCTTCACGGGCATCGGGAACTTGACCATCTTGGCCTTGTACAAGTCTTCTTTGTTGCACTTCGCAATAAACGAATCGAGCGACTCCTGAGCTTTCTTCTTCGCGGCCGCGACTTCGGGATCGTCGGCGTTGACCGGTGCATAGTTGCCTTGCTCACTTTCGGGGACACGGGCTCCGGTGTCGCCCGTCGAAGGACCGGAGGCACACCCCCAGCAGACGGCGAGGACGCTGATCCAACAGAAGCGGCGCATGGCCGATTGTAAACCTGGTCTACATCCGGAACAAGCTGAATCCCGCTTCGGGCACGGGCGCGTTCAACGATGCTTCCAGTCCAAGGGACAAGACTCGCCGAGTATCGACCGGATCGATCACGCCGTCGTCCCACAGCCGGGCACTCGAGTAGTAGCACGACGATTCCTCGGCATACTTCGCCACGGTTGGTGCTCGGAAAGCGTCCTGCTCTTCCGGCGACATGTCTTTGCCTTGGGCGCGGATCTGGTCGAGTTTGACCGTTAGGAGAACGTTGGCCGCCTGCTCGCCGCCCATGACCGAAATCCGCGCGTTCGGCCACATCCAAAGTTGGCGCGGTTGATAGGCCCGTCCGCACATGCCGTAGTTGCCCGCACCGTACGATCCGCCGACGATGACGGTGAACTTCGGAACTTGGGCCGTCGCGACGGCGGTCACGAGCTTCGCCCCGTGCTTCGCGATGCCCTCGTTCTCGTACTTCTGTCCGACCATGAAGCCGGTGATGTCTTGGAAAAAGACGAGCGGGATCCGGCGTTGGCAACAGATCTCGATGAAGTGCGCACCCTTCAACGCCGACTCGCTGAAGAGGATGCCGTTGTTCGCGATGACCCCCACCAGTCGGCCGTGGATCCTGGCGAAGCCGCAGATCAGGGTCGTTCCGAACTTGGCCTTGAACTCGTGCATCCGCGAGCCGTCCAGCAAGCGGGCCAAGACTTCCCGCATCTTCATCGGTGTTTTCGAACCGGACGGCACCAGCCCGTAAAGGTCGGACGCAGGGAACAGGGGCTCTTCGCTCTCCCGGACGTCGAGCATCGGGTCGCGGTACGGCGCGCCCAGCCCTTCGACGATGTTCCGGACGATCCTGAGCGCATGGTCGTCGTCTTCGGCGAAATGGTCGGCCACACCGCTGACCCGCGTGTGGACGTCCGCTCCGCCGAGGGCTTCGGCCGTGACCTCTTCACCCGTCGCCGCTTTCACCAAAGGGGGCCCGCCGAGGAAGATCGTGCCCTGTCCGCGGACGATGACCGTTTCGTCGCTCATCGCCGGCACGTAGGCTCCGCCGGCGGTGCACGACCCCATGACGGCCGCGATCTGCGGGATCATCTTCGCCGACATTTGCGCCTGGTTGTAGAAGATGCGCCCGAAGTGGTCGCGGTCAGGAAAGACCTCGGCCTGCATGGGCAAGTTCGCGCCACCCGAATCGACCAGATAGACGCAAGGAAGGTCGTTCTCAAGCGCGACCTCCTGGGCCCGAAGGTGTTTTTTGACGGTGATAGGGAAGTACGTCCCGCCTTTGACCGTAGCGTCGTTCGCGACGATCATGCATTCACGACTGCAGATCCGTCCGATGCCGGTGACGATCCCGGCCGAAGGAGAACTTCCGTCATAGAGGCCCCACGCCGCAAAGGTCGAGAACTCCAAGAAAGCCGAGCCTGGGTCGATCAGGGCGTCGATCCTTTCCCGAGCGGGCAGCTTGCCCCTGGCCTTATGTTTGGCAAGGGCTTCCGGGCCGCCGCCTTTCATCGCTTCCTGAAGGTTGGCCCGGTATTCGTCCATCAGGACGGACATCGCCTGCCTGTTGGCCGAGTGCTCGGCGTCGTTCAGGTTGACCAGCGACTCGATGACGTCCATAGACGCCTGGCAGGATACTTCAGTGCCGGCGACGAAAAGGTCGGCGGACCGAGGCCGCCGACCTGGCTAAACCCTGGACGTGCTTACTGGGTCACGTCCCAAGCCGCGTAATCGAAGTTGACGCACGGCTTCGTCGAGGCCGACGGGCCGACCTGACGGATCTGGACTTGAGACTGCAAGGCGCCTGCTGTTCCGACGTAGCGCGAGACGTCGCCCGTCGCGACCAGATCGGTGTACTGGTATCCGGTATTGATCGTGTCGGTCCGCGACTCCTCGTAAGCGTTCGTCACGAAATTGAACAGTCTCAGGGTCTGGGTGAACGAGCCGTTCGTCGCCATGGCGGACTTGATCCGGAAGCGCAAGGCTTTCTGAGACGTCAACGTGGTGTTGCCGGTGACCGCGAACTGGACGAAGGGTGACGTCTGGTTGGGCACGATGAACTTACAGACGACAAGGGGGGTGTTGTCGGCCGTCTCGAGGCTGGCCACGCTCCCGGTCGAGATCTTGCCGAAACTCAGGCTGAGGTTGGAAGGCGGTACCGTCTCCGAATCCGCACTGAAGATCTTCACGTCGTCGATGTTGATCTGCGACCCCGAGGTTTTTACGAACTGCACCGTGATGAACTGCCCGAGGTTCGGATCGTTGACGTCGGCCGTGTACGTCGCGGACACCAGGACGAACGAGTCCGGCGGGATCGAAGTGTGGTCGAAGTGGACCGTCGTCAACAACGTGCCACCTGTGACGACGCCGTTCGTTTGGCTTCCTCCAGCCCAGACTTTCATGTCGAAAGAGCCTGCGAAGCCGTCGTGTCGACGTCCGGCCTGGACCGTCACTGTATTCGCCCCGAGACTGACCACGTTCGTGGACTGTTGCGCCAGGTTGGTCGTATTGGAGTAGCCGATCTGTAGGCCGTCCGGTGCGGTCGTCTCGAAAAACGAGGTCGAGGGAATGTGCCAGACACCCGTCCCTCCTCCCCACCCGATGATCCCGGACGACGAAAACGTACCGAGAGCGAGGGGCGGGTCTTCGAACGAAGCATTGATGAGGGACGCGGAGGCCGATCCTGCCATGAAACAAGCGAGCGACGAAAGCGCACCGACCTTGAGAAGTGACCGGTTCCGGGACGAGAAGTGCCTAAACATGATCGACAGTATGCGGCAAAGACCGGCCGGTTTCGAAACGGCCCGGACCTGAAGCGCAGACGTCTCAGCGCGGTTTGCGGACACTTTGCGGTGGAAGTCGCTCAGGCGCCTTCACTGTCGTCCGGGTCGCCCACCGGCGCGGATTGCGAGGGGCGCATCCTCGTTTGGACCTCCTCCATGAACCCGACCGTGAAGACACCGATCGGCAGGCCGAGGACGATCGCCGCAACGCATAACATGTACAGGCAGGTGAAAAGTTTGCCCCCGACCGTGACCGGGGACATGTCGCCGTATCCCGTGCTTGTGAACGTGACGACGCTCCAATAGAAAGCCTGGAAGACGTCCGCGTACTTGTCCGGCTGGGCGTCTTTCTCGAACCAGTAGATGAAGATCGTCGCAAAGATGATGGTGATCGACCAGATCGTCAAAGCCGACTTGAAGAACGGCCAAGCCCGACGAAGGGCCGCGATGATCAAATCGTCCGCCTGGCTGAACGCGAAGATGCGCAACAACCGGACGCTCAGACCGAGAAGCATCACTTGCCTGTTGTTGAACACGATGCCGAACACGCCGCAAACGACGGCGACGACATCGATGAAGTTGAGCGGCTTGAACGCGAACCTCAAGCGCTCCAAGCCTTGGGGATAGCGGTCGTCGGGATCGAATCCGGAGGACCAGACGCGCAACCCGTACTCCAGCGCGATCGTGGCGAGGATCACGCCCGCCGTCCACTCCAGCAGGCGGTAGTAAGGGGCCAGGTCCTTGACCGTCAACAGGGCGCCGACGAAGAGGCCGATCAGGACGATCGCCACGGAAGCCCTGTCTAGGAAGACTTCGGCTTTCGTGTCCCTCGGCTGGGCCTCCAACAACGTGTAGAGCTTGCGTCCAAAGCTGTCGTCGGTCGTCTTGTGTCCGTCCATGTCGCTTTCGCCGCCAACGTATACCAGCAGAGGACGCGTCGCAGGCACATGAAGAGGCACGCGAGGAGCGGGACGCCGCGCCTGGACCCGCTAAACTCCGCCGATGCCTTCCGCCCTCGTCCACTTTCCGCCCATGGGCGTCTACGAAACGCTCTTCAAGTTCCTCGATGCGACGGGGAAGTACATGGGGACGGATGGGACGCACCCGTGGGCCCAGGGGTTTCCTCTGACCAGCCCCTTACCCGGCGGCCCGGACATCCCGACCAAGATCGAGTTCGGCTACTCCGAATTGAAGTACCCGCCCGCGACCGGGGGAATGGAACTGTTGACCGCGGTCCGGGACTACTACAACCATTTCTACGGGTCGGACATCACGACCGACAACGTCGCCGTCTTCGCGGGCGGACGACCTGGGATCTACGCGGTACTGGCCTTCTTACTGCCCGAATACCGAGTGCTGATCGAAGAGACCGAATACACGCCGTATTGGGACGCGCTGCACCTTCTCAAGCGGGACCACGCGATCATTCCGAGCAACCCGGGCAACGGCTTCAGGCCGAGCCTGCACGACTACCAGGTCTTCGCCCCGTTCTCGTTCGTCGTCAAGAGCAATCCGTGCAACCCGACGGGCGTGACGTGGAAGGGCGAAGCGCTCAAGTCGATGGTCGAATGGTGCAGCGAGCCGGGAAGGGGCGGATTGTTCGACGAAGCCTATGAGTTCTTCCAAACGGGCGAGCCCGAAAGTGCGATGCGTCATGTCGGCGATATCGATAAGACCAACGTGTTCGTCGTCAGCGCCGCGACCAAGGGCCTGCAAGCCCCTGGTCTACGAGTGGGATGGGTCGTCGCGTCCAAGGAGAACATCGAGCTGTTCCGGAACTTCTCCAGCATCGCCGTGGGCGGTGTCGCCCGCCCGTCCCAGATCGCCACGGCCCAGCTCTTGGCGACCGACCGGGTCGCCCACGCCCGACAGGCGGTCAGCGGGTTCTACGGCTCCCAACGCGACCGATATCGAAGCGCCCTCGAGGACCTGGGCCTCGAACTCCATACCGGGGACGGCGGCTTTTATCATTGGGGCCGCTTGCCGGGCGGACTGTCCGCCGAGGAGTTCAACCGGCGGCTCTTCCGGCGCGACGCGGGCGTCTTGCCGGGGACCCTCTGCGACATGTTCCGGCGCGGGGCCGCATCGCCACTTGCGGACTACGTCCGGTTTTCTTTCGGGCCGCTCCCTGCGGACAGTTTCGAAGAGGACGTCGAGATCTTAAAGAGTGCTCTTTCGTCCGAGACCGTGACCGTCTAATCCGGGAAGAAACCCGCGTCTTTCGCGAACTGCTCCAGGCCGGAGAAGTCGCCGCGCCATGTCGTGTACATGACGCCGTAGGGCCGTCCGGCCTCCGACATCCACTGGGCGATGGGAGTCCCACCCCCATCGTAGTAGCCCGCCAGGATCTGTCGCGTTTTGAGCCCGACGAAGAAGCCGATCGCCTTTTTGCGGTCCTGACCCATGTTCCAGTTGACGACAGTGACGTCCTTGTCCAGCCCCTTCCAAGAGTCCTTCCATGGACCGTCTCCGTTTACGAGGTAGTACTTGCCCGCCGTGGCGGCGTTGTGGAACGGGTCGAACATGTCCGACCACACGTAAACCGGCTTTCCAGGATCGGCCTTTCGGACGGCGGTGGTGCAGTCTCTGACGTTCCGGGCGAGCAACGCGCCCGGGGACAGGCCGTCGCGGGTGCAACCCAGGTCCCAACCGCCGACCCGGATCTCGTCATGGCTGAGCATATAGCCGTCCGGAGCAAGATTGTCCTTCACCTTGCCGATCTGCCACGTCACGGCTTCCATGACTTTGGGTTCTCCCAGGCAGCACGTCACCTGCCCGTCATAGATCAAGGCGGTGTGGCAATAGTCGACAAGGACGGTCTGTCCGGCCTTGATACGACTGCCCGAAGGCACGGTCATCGTAGGGCCGTCGTGCCACACGTCGTAATCGCCTGGCCAGGCGACGCGACCGGTTTTCGGATCCTTGGCCCCTTCGAAGTCCCGCCCTTCTTGGTAGCGGGTCGTCCCGTCTTCGCTCGTCACGGTGAACGGGGCGCCGGACCGTCGGACAAGATTGACGAGGCCGCCCCGTTCGATGCTGACGTCGTCCCACCAGATCTGGCCTCCAGAGTGGCCCCAGACGCCGACGTACAACGAGACCTGGCCGTCGCTCAGCGAGTTGAACGTCACGTCCATCGGGGTCCAGTCCATGTCCGCTTTGATGGGCAAGCTCCGGTGCTGGAGCGACCGGCCCGACTTTCCGAGCACGGTGACGTTCACGTTTCCCGGTTCTTTGAGCCCCTTCGTCTTGACGGAGAGCCGCAAGTGGTAGTACGAGAACGGCTTCACGTCGAGGACTTGCACGGCCCGCGCGTTCCCACCGTCGGCCGGATCCATGCGGAGGGACGCACGTCCTCCGGACTTTACGTCCGTATCCAGGACGCAGACCTTTCCCGGCGAGTCCACCCAGTTCCAACCTGACGGGGCAGGACCGCCTTCGGCGTCGAAGCCTCCGTTCTTGAGCCCGGCGTCGTCCGGTCGGGGCGACAGACGGCCATCCTCGCCCGCGACGAACGGGGCGTCGACGACGGGAAGACCCTCGGCAAGGTCGGGATCGCGGCACAGGAGATCGTTGGAGTAGCCGATGGGTGCGACGGCGGCGACCAGTTCCATGTGCGATTCCTTGACCGCCCTACGGAATCTCCGCACGTTGGTCGCGTATCTTTCAGGTAGGTCGTCCCACCTCATGAACTTACTGTCGCTTACGAGGACTCCGTTGTAGCCGGCTTTGGCCGCACGCCGGACCGTCTCGAGGCCCTTGTCCACGTTCGCGTCGACGAGAAGGTTCGTCGAAAGATAGAGCCACCGCTTTTCGGGCGCGCTGAAGGGCACGGGAACGATGGCGAGGGCGGCGAGGAGCGCCACGGTCATATCCGGATGATACTGGGCGATCGGCACCGCTTCAACAAGAATGTCTGGTCGAGGCGACAGGATTCGAACCTGCGACTTCTTGCTCCCAAAGCAAGCGCTCTACCAAGCTGAGCTACGCCTCGTCGGGCCCGATTCTACCGGTTCGCGCGGATGCCCTAAGGGCGGTCTTTTCCGGTCGGGGCGACGGCGTACACCATGACGGCGACAGGTTGGCCCCGTTTCATCCCTTTGTGGCAGTCTACGCATTCTTTCTTAGACAAAAGAACCGGACGAGCCTCGAAGGCGACGTCGCCTCTGACGGCCTTGAGAGGGCTTCGGCCCCCTTTCGACCATTCCTTGACGGCTTTCAAGGCGAGCTCGTATTCGGCCCGGCCCTCACCTTTGTCCCGCCGGTGCGTGACCCCGTTCATGTCCTTCGTGTAGCGTCGCTCGAGTCCCTGTGCGGACAGGGGTTTCCCTTTGTTCCCGAAGATGGCGACGTTCGTCAAGAATCCTGGCGTCGTCGGCCGAGAAGGCTTCCGGCCATGGGTTTTGATGTTGTCGACTTCCACCCGGCCGATCCCGAACGTGCCGTCCTTCGTCAGGGCAAGGTCTGCGAACAACGCCTGGTACTTGGCGTCGAGCTCGGCGACGATCTTGTCGACCTGTTTGTCACCGGATAAGCCCGCCGTCGAGGCGGCCGCGGCCAAAGCCAGACCGCAACCGAGGACGGCCCATCGCCTTGTCAGTTTGCCCATGTAGCACGGACGTCCGGAGTTCGGACCGGTTTTGCATCAAGGTCAACGATAGGCGCAATCGATGACGACGTCCTTGATCATGCCCTTCTGCCGCAGGCCGTTCGCGGCGTTCTGAAGGGCGACGCGGACGTCCGGCGGGCCGCCGGCGACGGCCTTGACGACGCCCCGGATGTAGGCGACGCCGTGCATGACCCGGACGTCGGCTTGCGTGACGTCGATCATCTTCTTGCCCAGTTCGCTTCGAAGGTACTTGCCGGCTTGCACGTCTTTCGGGTCGGCCATGGCCGCAGTTTAGCAGACAGAATGTGCCGAAACGAATCCGTACGACGATCAAATCGAGCCCGAAACGCGTCAGAAGAGCGTATACTGACGGTGACGGTGGCAGCCGACGCCGTCGGGTGGAACATCATGTATAAACGATTGATCTTTTCGGGCCTCGCCGCCCTTCTGTCCGCGGCGCCAGCGCTGGCGGCTGGGGCTGGCGGAGTGAACGGTCCTTTCATCGAGCAAAAGGGCGTCCTCGAGTTCACACGGACGTTGATCGTCCGACCGTTGCAGGCCGTGGCCCTGGCTCAGCGAGGCTACGACAGCCAGACGATCGCCGCCGTCCAGAGGCGCGCCGCCGACAGGCTCCGGCCCTATCGGCTCAAGTACTACGCGAAGACCGACTGGTCGATCGTACAGATCCCGTTCTATTCCGACGAGAACGACATGAGCAAGGCCTTGATGGCGACGGGCGACTATGAG
This genomic window from Armatimonadota bacterium contains:
- a CDS encoding polysaccharide deacetylase family protein: MRRLERFEWILGAAIVAVMGGAVVWQRNMESSGTPTAVARVVPKDGQAPNEAPAFPDIRPSRPGDRAVIVMYHDVVKRRGSGSVYFDTTVRELEQDIETIEKEGGTVVPLSDVYDALTGDKTLPPNAVALTFDDGYLGFYENAFPILKAKGYPSTVFMHTAFIGKTEGSHPKMTLEQLRELEASGLVDVESHTVTHPEDITTLTTEKIRTELTESKKVLEEALGKEVKFLSWPIGKNDALTQSEAKDAGYKLAVTMEPGLAAESPNVLAVNRITRKRLEESLKRMAAAPPVGYAEVAWQDAPVSLQDDKQGRVELLTLTGGRPSSVLIDGRASVAEIVSQFQGVAGINGGFFSMAAIAATDNTMIGPCMASNRSYLVPDDDAARAEKLAGRPLVVWGPTKAVITPFSPKSLNTDTAIKALVPDMTDAFVAGAWLVFQGKPLTKEEIMGAATSDAQDPRKRSFFGLTQDGRLIVGATKNGATSSMLAEAAAQAGAWTAVLLDSGFSTSLFVDGKTLAWGHRGAEGGSRPVPHAIVIKGGLDPALNTEGMETVEQAKPETRRRRRR
- a CDS encoding DUF2314 domain-containing protein, whose translation is MRRFCWISVLAVCWGCASGPSTGDTGARVPESEQGNYAPVNADDPEVAAAKKKAQESLDSFIAKCNKEDLYKAKMVKFPMPVKGKTEHIWMDVSELKDGTFIGTLANDSFYDPQLKVGAPVSVHRNDVEDWMLMDMKDNMEGGFSVEAVRKHLK
- a CDS encoding methylcrotonoyl-CoA carboxylase; amino-acid sequence: MDVIESLVNLNDAEHSANRQAMSVLMDEYRANLQEAMKGGGPEALAKHKARGKLPARERIDALIDPGSAFLEFSTFAAWGLYDGSSPSAGIVTGIGRICSRECMIVANDATVKGGTYFPITVKKHLRAQEVALENDLPCVYLVDSGGANLPMQAEVFPDRDHFGRIFYNQAQMSAKMIPQIAAVMGSCTAGGAYVPAMSDETVIVRGQGTIFLGGPPLVKAATGEEVTAEALGGADVHTRVSGVADHFAEDDDHALRIVRNIVEGLGAPYRDPMLDVRESEEPLFPASDLYGLVPSGSKTPMKMREVLARLLDGSRMHEFKAKFGTTLICGFARIHGRLVGVIANNGILFSESALKGAHFIEICCQRRIPLVFFQDITGFMVGQKYENEGIAKHGAKLVTAVATAQVPKFTVIVGGSYGAGNYGMCGRAYQPRQLWMWPNARISVMGGEQAANVLLTVKLDQIRAQGKDMSPEEQDAFRAPTVAKYAEESSCYYSSARLWDDGVIDPVDTRRVLSLGLEASLNAPVPEAGFSLFRM
- a CDS encoding ion transporter; its protein translation is MDGHKTTDDSFGRKLYTLLEAQPRDTKAEVFLDRASVAIVLIGLFVGALLTVKDLAPYYRLLEWTAGVILATIALEYGLRVWSSGFDPDDRYPQGLERLRFAFKPLNFIDVVAVVCGVFGIVFNNRQVMLLGLSVRLLRIFAFSQADDLIIAALRRAWPFFKSALTIWSITIIFATIFIYWFEKDAQPDKYADVFQAFYWSVVTFTSTGYGDMSPVTVGGKLFTCLYMLCVAAIVLGLPIGVFTVGFMEEVQTRMRPSQSAPVGDPDDSEGA
- a CDS encoding pyridoxal phosphate-dependent aminotransferase translates to MPSALVHFPPMGVYETLFKFLDATGKYMGTDGTHPWAQGFPLTSPLPGGPDIPTKIEFGYSELKYPPATGGMELLTAVRDYYNHFYGSDITTDNVAVFAGGRPGIYAVLAFLLPEYRVLIEETEYTPYWDALHLLKRDHAIIPSNPGNGFRPSLHDYQVFAPFSFVVKSNPCNPTGVTWKGEALKSMVEWCSEPGRGGLFDEAYEFFQTGEPESAMRHVGDIDKTNVFVVSAATKGLQAPGLRVGWVVASKENIELFRNFSSIAVGGVARPSQIATAQLLATDRVAHARQAVSGFYGSQRDRYRSALEDLGLELHTGDGGFYHWGRLPGGLSAEEFNRRLFRRDAGVLPGTLCDMFRRGAASPLADYVRFSFGPLPADSFEEDVEILKSALSSETVTV